DNA sequence from the Pseudomonadota bacterium genome:
TTCTACTTCAATATCCACGGGGATGGGTGAGTCAAAACGGACCTGTCCGGCAAAGTCCTTCACTACTTGGATATATCCGGTAAGTTGAAGTTCGAAATGTTTAACCACTACATCCCTGATTGCGGAAGGAAAAACATTCATTGCCTTGTAGATCAGCATGTCATCAACACGCCCGATGCAGCGGATTCTCGGGGACGTTCTGCCACAGCGGCAATCCACCCCTTCAACACGGATATAATCATGGGAGGCATATCTTATGATCGGGGTCGCCTCTCTCACTATGGTTGTATATATGGGTTCTCCACAAACTCCAGGTTCCCATGGGAGATGAAGTCCGGTCTCCGGATCGGTGAGTTCCACCATCACGTATTTCTGGGCAGTAAAATGCATCCCATTCTCTTCTTCGCATTCTGACCACATACCGGGCATGACATCGGCCAATCCCATGATCTCCCTTACTGTGTCTGCGCCCCATAGCTCCTTGATTCGACGACGTATTGGTTCCTCGCCGAGACCTGGCTCACCTCCACCTAAAATCTTTTTAATTCCCAGGTCTTTTGCATCAATGCCGAGGTATTTCTTGCAGTTCTCTGCCAGATATAGATCAAAAGAGGTAGTCCCGAGGATGGCGGTACAATACATGTTCCGCAATGTTTCAAAAAGTCTCTCTGTTGCAAGTCCACCTGCCCAGACAACCGTTGCTCCGATATGTCTCATCCCTCCAAAATATGGCTCACCACCGGCAAAAATAGGGGTGCCTACCACATGAGCTACAATATCACCCTTCCTTATACCTGCATTATAGGTGAAGGTGGCAAGGGCATCCCTCCATGCTTCCAGGTCTTTCTGGGTAATGCCATAATAGACTGGACGACCCGTAGTACCGGAAGATGATATAACCTGAACGATGTCTTCTGTTTTTGCAACCTGAATAGTACCGAGAGGAGTACCCCTGTCACTTTTTTGCTGTGCATCGCGTATCTCGTTTTTCGTCATTACAGGGACTTTGGTTAAAGCTTCAAATGATGTACAGGAGTCAATCTCTTTTAAATGATTCTTATAGAAAGCAGAGTTGTCCTTGGTATAGGCAAGAAGGGTATTAAATCTGTCAAGCCAGTATTTATGCAATTCATCCCATGGCATTGTTTCAAATTCATGGTTCCAGAAATCGCCCATACATCCTCCCGTTTTAAAAATTTTCCTTTCACGGAGTTCGCATTTTGTTGAACTCTTCTATGAAGTCCCGCACCATATCCTCTAATGAATAGCTGAAATACCATCCCCACTCTTTTTCTGCTTTATCGCCTTTTATGATTCTCGGGATAGTTTTCAGTATATTTATCGCATCGGGATCAGGTTTAAAGGTGATCTTCGCCTCAGGAAAATATCTCTTTACCACGTCCACAAGTTCCTTTGCCGTTGATGGTGGCATTATCTGTCCTACGTTGTACATACGGGTGAAAAGTTTTTCTTCTGGTGCATCGTAGAGCATTATCAAGCTTCTCACTGCATCTTTTATGTACATCATCGGCATTACAGTATCTTCCGGCGCCCAGACCTTGAAAGGTTCCCCTTTAATAGCTGCTTCTATAAGCAAGGGATTATACTGAGCTATACCTGCAGATGCAACACCGGGACCGATGAGTTGGGGAAACCGCACTCCGCGAAAATCTATTCCGAATTTTCTCGAATAATAGAGCCCCAACAACTCACCGAAAACTTTTGTAACCCCATACATGATGATGGGCCTCTGTACAGTCTCTTCGGTAACTATGGTGTCATGACTCACACCATAGGACCCGATAGAGCTTGTAAAGAGAACCTTCTTCACTTGAAATAGTCTGGCAGCCTCCAACACATAGAAAGTACCAAGGGCATTGATGTTCACAGAGGCCCAGGGATTTGCTTCAGAAGGAACGGATAAAATAGCTGCTAAATGGAAAATTGCATCTATTTTGTTATCTTTCACTACATTTAACACCACAGGCCAGTTGCTCACATCCCCTTTCACGAACACAAAATTTTCAGAGGTGATTTTCTTGAATGACTCGTTGAGAAAAAGGTCGAAGACAACAACTTTCTCCCCCCTATTGAGTAATTCTTTTGTCAGGTATGCGCCTGTAAAACCACCACCACCGGTGATTAACACTGCCATACTCTACTCCTTAAAAGGTTTAGATGTTTAGTACCTCTAAACAACATTGGCAAAAAATTACAGCCTCTTGTATGAGTAAATTACTATA
Encoded proteins:
- a CDS encoding phenylacetate--CoA ligase family protein: MGDFWNHEFETMPWDELHKYWLDRFNTLLAYTKDNSAFYKNHLKEIDSCTSFEALTKVPVMTKNEIRDAQQKSDRGTPLGTIQVAKTEDIVQVISSSGTTGRPVYYGITQKDLEAWRDALATFTYNAGIRKGDIVAHVVGTPIFAGGEPYFGGMRHIGATVVWAGGLATERLFETLRNMYCTAILGTTSFDLYLAENCKKYLGIDAKDLGIKKILGGGEPGLGEEPIRRRIKELWGADTVREIMGLADVMPGMWSECEEENGMHFTAQKYVMVELTDPETGLHLPWEPGVCGEPIYTTIVREATPIIRYASHDYIRVEGVDCRCGRTSPRIRCIGRVDDMLIYKAMNVFPSAIRDVVVKHFELQLTGYIQVVKDFAGQVRFDSPIPVDIEVESSEHDPKKLKWDIEDKVRELLTVRIEANLVPSGTIERTAYKTPLVRVKKK
- a CDS encoding NAD-dependent epimerase/dehydratase family protein; this encodes MAVLITGGGGFTGAYLTKELLNRGEKVVVFDLFLNESFKKITSENFVFVKGDVSNWPVVLNVVKDNKIDAIFHLAAILSVPSEANPWASVNINALGTFYVLEAARLFQVKKVLFTSSIGSYGVSHDTIVTEETVQRPIIMYGVTKVFGELLGLYYSRKFGIDFRGVRFPQLIGPGVASAGIAQYNPLLIEAAIKGEPFKVWAPEDTVMPMMYIKDAVRSLIMLYDAPEEKLFTRMYNVGQIMPPSTAKELVDVVKRYFPEAKITFKPDPDAINILKTIPRIIKGDKAEKEWGWYFSYSLEDMVRDFIEEFNKMRTP